In the genome of Hevea brasiliensis isolate MT/VB/25A 57/8 chromosome 14, ASM3005281v1, whole genome shotgun sequence, the window ttatttctatctttatttgtatattattttcttgttatattattgtaccactaagcagaaatgcttagtgggATAGATTTGTTTCCCTCGCACAGTTATTGAAGATAAAGCCTAGTGGGTATTAGACTGATATTttagagttttgatctgcagagtgtatAAAGTTGTCATCTCCTCAGtagtgcatgtagatagggcccatataggtcatattaatatattttgtattttataaatagttatcATGTTATAATGTAATGTGAGTTATGAAAATGTATTTAATATAtatgtaatataaattaataaattagctttttcatatgtaattaatttttatatcatgtaaattatgaatttatataattagtttgtaaattatgtaaattaataaagtttgagaattgtgatatatgaatttaatatttctttgtaaatatgaatatttatttatgcttGAAATGAATGgagattttgagtttgaagatatGACAAATATAATtgagagtgtttttaacaggctcCAAAGAACTGGTTTCctaatttttagccggtactctgtcatattttctcaaaatttttcaaaatcctaaattcattcaaaatttcaataaatgacacaaatgtcataaatttcacttagtgacttttaataaataaattaaaatgataaattgaaataagataaaataaggtGTCCCGGCATTcaatgtgacatgccttgctcgactacactgtagacgggtgaggggtgtcacacatgaGGTCATGACTCAAGGAGTGAATGAGCTGATTTAAACAAGTCTCACTATTGCCGGTTAGAATgagatcatccacatacaccaaaCAAAACATACAGTTGCCATTAGAATGATAATGTAAGAGTGATGAATCAGCAGTAGAGACTTGAAAACCTCGAGATACCAGAAATGAAACTAGCTTCTTATACATTGCCGGGGAGCTTGTCGCAGGCCATATAGTTAACGCTGTAATCTACAAACATAATCAGGCCTTTCTTGATCAATAAAGCCAGGGGGCTGTTCCATAAAAACTGTTGTATCCAAGTCTCCATGCAAAAATGCATTGGATACATCCAATTGATGGAGTCGTCAAGAGTGCGAAACAACAATGGATAAAATAACTCTGATTGTTGCCTGTTTAACAATGGGCAAGAAAGTTTATTGAAAATCGACTCTTGGATGCTGCATGAACCGTTTAGCAATAAGACGAGCTCTGTACTTATCCAGGGATCCATCAGCTTTTTGCTTTCCATCAGCTTTTTGCTTAATTCGGAAAATCCATTTACACCCAACAATGTTTTGAGCATCATCACGAGGCACTAAATCCCATGTGCCCATTTTCATGAGGGCATTGATTTCATCTTCCATGGCATGGCGCCATTCTTTTTGAAGAATGGCCTTTGAATAACAAGTCGGTATGGGAGGTACGTAATTAATATTGCACCATGGAAACCTTGGGTTTTAAGCTGCCAGTTTGAGCCCTTATAGTAATTGGATGGGTTCTTACGGGTGGAGGTTGTGGATTAGGTGAAGGATCAAGATGAATGATGAGAGAGGTGACTTTGGTTGTTCTTGTGAGGGACCTGTTTGTGATACGGGAGTGGGAAATGTGTAGGCGAGGAAATGGGTGGTGAAGGTGGACTAGTAGCATCAGCCCGTGAAGTCAATGGACGGCTAGTATTTGGACTGGATCGAGGTGATGAAGTATGGGTTGGCAAATGCTATGGTCGAGGTCCCAAAATTCCATCCccaataatatgttgtgaaagTATAAATGGTGGAGGTGAAAAGGAAAATGGACTTGATGTAGGTACTGTGGACTCTTGCACTTGTGATTTGTCACTAGCAAATGGAAATACCTGCTCACAAAAATTCACATGTCATGAGATAAATTTCTTTTTGGTTAGAAAATCAATAAATTTATAAACTTTGTGAATTTTGCTGTATCCAAGAAATACACACAGTGAGGACCAAGCATCCAATTTATTTTTTGAGTAGGGCTTCAACCATGGGTAACAAAGTGAGCCAAAGACATGTAAAGATGTATAATCAGGTGGTGTTTCGAATAGAATTTCATATGGTGGAGTGATTTTGGTGTGAATAGATGGAACACGGTTTATAACATACACTGCAATGTCAAAGACATAGGTCCAGTATTATGGTGGAACACTAGCATGGTGTAAAAGAGTCCTACCAGTCTTAATAATAAGACAATGTTTCATTTCGGCACACACTTTTTGTTCaaatcattcaatttaaaaaataCATATATCAAATTGTATTATCGGTCAAAATCCATGGATCaaataatcaattttttttaattgaataaatGATATATTTATCTTTTCACTAAAACAAATGATGATATTGGACAAAAAGACTTCTAATTTTGATGAAAGCATAAGCGAATGAGTAAATCGTTAAATTTAAAATACACAGGAACCAAATCATAATACGGTCAAAACCCAAGGACCAAATCAtaaattaccaaaaaaaaaaacttacttaTACTTGATTACTAAtgtattcatttattttatatgtagGTCTTGCTATATTTGAtttgtcttaaatttataattaatttcccTTTTTTTGTAAAGCAAAAATATTCCTTTTTTTTAGCACCAATCAAATACTACTCAATTCGCAGAAAAAAATCTTACTTAAacctaatttataatatattcatttattttatatgtgtgttccatcatatctgatgtaTTTTATATTCATAATTCACCTAATCTgagtaagaatttttttttttaaaaagtaaaaatcttTTATTCTTTTAGCGACTAACCAAACACTACTTAGACCAATAGAAAAAAACTTAAACCCAATTAataatatattcatttattttatacgtGAGTCCCACCAAATCCAGAAAgatatgagttttttttttttaataattatattaattcataaatttattttacaatcaaATAAATGATTAATGGCATCGTCCATGGCTCGCCGCTGGAGCCTCACGAAGCAAATAAAGCCAAGAAAAGATGAAAAATGTTAGCTTCTTGGACAAGTATGAAGCGGGTTTAGCCAGGGGAAGAAGGGAGACAAACCTTCTCCATTTTCACCTCTGCTACTcaatttcttccttctttttGTTCTACTCTTCTTGTTTCTTCTTCTAGAATTTTTCAGATATCCAAAATAGACATGGTAAGTAATAGTCAATTTTTGAAACCAAAGAGCAAGGCCTATTGATAACAAaagaccaatttttttttttctgtttttaattttattcaataTTTTCAGAATtgtctaaaattttaaaatattttaatttttttttcaaaattgaaattaaattaaggGATTTGTCCCATTCTATGTGACTTTCTCGCTTTTCTTGCTGACATTTTTTATTATGTATTAATGAGTTTCACTTGACACATAACCTAACCTAAGTTAATCGACTTGCTCTAATAAGATAATTAACTTAACTAAGTTAACTAACTACAGCTActtaaactaattaaaataaaagaataataaaaataatcttaTCAATTACAACATACAAATTGTATACAAAATCAACATTCAAGAGAAAACAAGTATACAAAATCAATTTCAATGGGCAACAAATAACCCACCAAAAACATTGCATGCCCACAAATTTAAAAGCACAAAAAGAGAAACTATGAAGAAATAGTATGAACCCATAAGAAACAACGCCGTTTACGATAACCCATAACAATCTAGAACCCACAGGAGCTATAACATAAACAATCCAGTGTAAATATCAATCAACAATTTTATTCAACAATCGAGAACAACTCAGAAATCAGAATAAATCAATTTTCAATCAATTATTCAACAGTCTAGCATGCAGAAAGGAATCAACTCCAGCACGCAAGGGTAAAGTCGTCGGAGACTCAGGCGAGGTATGGTAGGGGCAAAGGTGAAGACCAAGAGCGAGGCGAGGTAAGGAGAGCGAGTCGCGAGGTGTAGAGAATTAATTATCTACTTAGGTCAAGCCAATTCACTTGAGTTAGTTTACGTGCCAAGTGAGAACCATTGATGGCCACACTCTtccatttaatttcaattttagatcaaattttatttactttaaaattttagccaattttattaaaataggaagcattgaataaaattataaaaatgtgcaaagattttattttatttttgttttttttaatcaattgGCCTAAGAACAAAAATGGAAGTTTTATCTTCATCACCACTACTGCAAGCGGCCATGGATTATTGCAAATGCAGGTACGGCTGAGCGgaattcggttcaaatcgaaaaatcaaatcgaatcgaatcaattcggttcaatcgattcggttttaaaatttaatcggttcggtttatttttaatttatgaaaatttctgttatttcggttcggttcggttttaaagagaaaaaatttggttaaaccgaaccgaatagtgatttatatagtcaaattgaaccgaatcgatttttgaattaatttatttttatggaaaatttatgaattatatttaattttatatatattaattgtttaatttcattgattaatggttattaggttcaaaccaaagttaaaattagaccaaataacttgaaaatcaagtctaaattaaaaaatcaatcaaaaatcaaaccgatctGTTTAAacagaaccgaaccgaaataaagcggttcggtttgattcagtttttcatcaattttcattcgatttgatttttaaaattgacggtttagtttttataatttaattcggttcgattcggttcgattcggtttgaaccgattgctcacccctaAATGCAGGCGAATATGTAGAGGAAGAGAATTCacgttaattaatttttatttctttgtggtaattttttttttactttttctaaattttttaattatttataatataaacttAAAATTTTGTTTGTTAATAGTTAACTTTACTAATTTTTTTAACAATGTTAGTTATTTGATTTGATTGCAAATTCAATTCAAGAAACTAATGAAACTATttgaaattgttataattttttaataaaaaacatttataatttaagaaaaaattgTTTTTAATGCGTACACAAAATTGAATTTTGTAGGACCTActactttttatttttatcatataattaatttatcattttatatAAGACTATCTTACATGAAATCACTatttcaaaatataattaaattctttattaaattgttcaatttttaaaatatagagattaaattgTAATATCGGTCAAAATCTAGAgaccaaatagtcaattttactCAATTGAATAAATGTCATATTTATCTTTTCACTTAAACTAACGGTAAAATTGGATGGAAGGACCTctgattttgatgtaaatataagtgAGAGACTAAATCGTTCAATTTCTAAATATAATAACCAAATTGTAATATCGATCAAAATCTAGAGACCAAATAGTAATTATAAAAAAAACTTAGACTTGATTAataatgtatttttttatttcatacgTAGGTCTCACTGTATCTGAtttgtcttaaatttataattgaCCGAGTATATAtaagaatttcttttttttttttataaagcaaAAATCTTCTATTTTTTTAGCAACCAAccaacctatatatatatatatatatatataggtggaAAAATACATTTTTATTCATTGCAAATGAAAATAGCAGAAGATTATATCAAATCTCTACATTTTCACTTATGATTGTTTAAAAGAAGTAACTTTAGTGACGGATTTATGTACCATCATTAAGTCGTTATTAGTGATGATTTCAGCGACAATTCATAAATTCGTCGCTAAAGGTGCTATTTTAGTGACTTAGGACGACTTGCAAagtttaaaattttgtaaaatttgtatGGCAGAAGTGTCTGTTTAGGAGGGAAGTGATGATGAAGCTAGCTGTTGTAAAGCTTCTACAACTTCTTCCATCTTTGGCCTCTTCTGTGGTTCCAATGAAAGGCATTGCATTGCAAGTTGAGCTGCTTCAAACCCATCACTTGGTGAAAATTGGGATTCAAGATGACGGTCTATGACTCTAAAATAGCTGCGTCTTTTGCTAAGGTAAGGCTTTGCCCACGTAACTAAATTTCTTTCTGGTGATTCCAAGTGCATTTCCATGGCTCGCCTGCCACTCAACAGTTCTAGCAGAACAACTCCAAAGCTATATACATCTCCACTTTTCCTTAGataacctttaattttttttaaaaaaagtaaaaatatataaatcaatttttttattactaataatgatTAAATGTGTTTTTAAAAAGGCTGAATGCGTCATTTGATCATTAACCTTTATTTAAAAAGTCACTTGACACTCACACCTTTAATAATATTCTATTTGACATTATTTTATAAAAGTAATGTAATTATTAAACCCCAAACTTTATAAAAGTATAACACAAAATTAAAGTGCATGCAAGTTACTTCATCACATTTACTATTTGTAgggattaaataattatatttttataaaatataatgcaattagagatgaaattatcAAGTGACTTTTCAAGATAGAGGTAAACTACAAATTAGTTCATGAAGTTTGACAAGCCTACAACTTAGTCCTTATATTTTCAAAACCAAGCTATTTAGTCTTTGAAATTTAACAAAACCTATCATTTAATCATTTCATCTAATTTTCCACTGAATTTACCATTAATTATAGTAAAATGATTAAATATCCTTAACTCTATATATTTTCTAACTTAAACAATTTAGTCCTGAGGTTTTTGTATTATAAGCTAAATAGTTTAAATCAATTGATTGTTTTCTTTATAAAGTTTAAATCAATAGGCTATCTAGTTTGTAATACAAAATCTTAGAGACTAAATGATTAGAAAATATGTAGTTAAGggcattttgtttattttttctaTAATTAAGAGTCAATTAGACAGAAAATTGGATGGGGGGACTAAGTTATAGATTTTACCAAATATCAAGGATTAAAGtgcttaattataaaaatatagagattaaattataagttttacCAAATATCatgaactaaattataatttatcctgTACATAAAGAAGATACCTGATTTGTCATATTCAGGTGCCAAATACCATTCGGTGCCCAGTACCCTAGTGGTGATATGGGTGTTGCCATCCATCGGCCCATCCCTTGCCAATCCAAAGTATGAAAGTTTAGCATTGAAGTCCTGTCATTTTACAATAAAAACACTAATAATTTTTGTTGAATTATTTATTTGTATCTGAATGTGGATTAGCATTAATCAATTGTTAGGTTCATTGACAgattaaataatgatatcaaataatAAGTTTAGTCATTGGCAATATTTAAATGGATTGGATCATGTGATTGGGCAAGCCTGTAATGGGTCAGGCTGTCCATAAGCCCACTAAGGAAGAAGCCCCAACTCTCagtcatattatatatatatatatatatatatatatatatatatatatatatatatatatattttctgaTAATCCCATTTAATATCAGATAGAATTCATATAGAATTAGAAGGCTATGGATATTAAGAGTTGTGAACCTACTATTTCACTTATGTTCTTCATTGTTTATAGAAAACCATAGATATAAGCGTATTTTCAGGTACACATATTCTCTCATCATGTAatctataataatttaatttatttttttaacaattggtattagagccatggttagggattattattattattattattattattattattattattattattattactttgtTAATTTCATTATAGTATGTTTGAATATTAATGTTGGCAAACAAACATTGAATTTGGTTATATAGTTTGATAAACAGTTTCCCTTTTatgttaaataatatatatatatatatatatattaaacatgGCCGACGAAATACAATTGAAAAAACGCAGTGGCCGAcgcaatacacacacacacacacacacacacacacacacacacacacacacacacacacacacacatatatatatatatatatatattgaattttaaaattcacATGGTTGTATGTTGATTTTCGAAACAGTACATAATATATTCGTATAGTGattatgattgaatatgattgaaTTTCGTAGCCCATATGAAACCTGCATACTGTCACAAGTGATTAATTTAATAAAAGCCAAGaacataaaatatttacaattctgTTTGATTATGTGTTTGTTAATAGTTGTTAGTTTTGTTAGACTAATTATATTCAGGCATATTAAGAACATATTCATGATTAGCAACATTATTACTATGTTCATAATACAATATCCATGGAAATTCTGATTATGTTAAACACTTTTATGATTATAAACTCACCTATCGTGGGACTAGTCATAAAATTGTTTTGTTGGTCTGTTTAAAAATTTATCCCATGGACTTCAAGAGCTATTTGAATTATATTAATAGTGGATATACCCATCGGTATaacattattaatataatatgttattgttagttataatattatttgttaattgtctttaatatttttttaatacccTATCAGTATAAAAGTGTTAAAGATGttagtttttatatatatatatatatatatatatatatatatatatatatatatatatatatatatatatttgatgagtTCAATGAGTTTTCTTGATTTTATTGTAATTCAAGACCTTTAGGcggaattataataaataatagttTTGTTCATAATTGCTTCCTTAGCTGGATCTAAAAGGAAACTTTAGTTTTGTGATTATGTTATATACATAATTCATGTTTCCTCTATTGTTTGATTCTAGCTGTTGTTTCTATGTAATTATCTGCTGTGAAAACTCTGAATGACTCCAATTTTGATAACTGGAAAGAGTCTCTAAGCATGTACCTAGCAATAGCCCAACTAGATTTAGCCTTAAGGGTTGATGCACCTGCTGAACTTACTGATGAATCCACTATTGCTGAAAAGACTTATCATGAGAAATGGCAAAATTCTAATAGGGTTTGGTTAATGGTGATAAAGTATACTATAGATAAGTCCATAAGACAAGGTACTCCTGATAAGGAGACTACTAAGGAATTTCTACAGGCTGttgctaaaaaatttaaaaagtttgaCAAGGCTCAAAAGAGTTATTATCTTTCTTTGCTGGAGCACACCTAATATGATGATGTCAGTGGTGTGCGGGAACACATCATGATACTTATAAGTTATTTCAACAAGCTCAAGTCTTTTGATCTTAATTTGGGAGAAAGTTTTCTAGTCTGGCTCATTCTTGAATCTCTCCCATCCCAATTCAAAATTCtcaagacttcttttaactcccaACAAGGGGAGTGGATAGTTGATCAGTTGATAGCCATTGTGTACCAAGAAGAGGAATCTATGAGGAAAAGGAATACTACTTCTGTTAATTATGTTTTTAAAGGGTCTATTAGCAAGACTAATGAGAAATTTCAAAAGGACAAGAAGCCTAAAGCTAAATTTGAGAACAAGAATGGTGATAAgcatgatcataatttaatagtTAAGAAGAAGCCCTTCAAAGGCAAGTGCAACTATTGCAAGAAGCTTGGCCATAAGTTAGACGACTGTTTTAAGCTTAAGAAGAAGCATGAGAAGGAAGGGGTTTAAAAACGTGAGGAAGCCAAGTGAAAAGAAGAAGACTGTTTTAGGAGTAAATGGAGTTGTAGTAATAAAACTCATAGGGACTGTTTCTTTGAATTTGTCTTCTGGACATGTGTTGGAATTAAATGATATTGCTTATGTTCCTTCTTCAAGGAGAAATTTAATTTCCAGTTCTATTTTAGACAAGTGTGGTTATGTGTTTCTTCAGGGCAATTAaaaaattgttatttattttaaaactgATATTGTTGGTTCCGCTGTTTTATGCAATGGTTTATAcatgttgaatttaaattcagTTCATTTTCAATCTGTTGATGTTCCCATCAATGTTGCCATTGGGCACAAACTTCAAAGAGTTAAAGAGAACTCTTCAATGTTATGGCACAGAAGTTTGGGTCACATTTCTAGGGAAAGATTATAAAGGATGGTTAATACATAGTCTAGATTTCTCTGACTTTAATACATTTGTTAATTGCATTAAGGGAAAATTTCCTGCTAGAGCTAGGAACAAAGGGGCAATTAGGAGTGAAGATGTGTTGAATTTCATTCATACAGATATCTATGGACCCATTTCTCATAGCAACTATTGCTATGGGAGGTTTTAAATACTACATCACTTTTATTGATGACTATTCTAGATATGGTTGGATTGATCTTCTTTATGAAAAGTCTAGTTCCTTGGATGCCTTAAAAGCATTTAAGGCTGCAGTTGAACTGAAAACTGGGAATAAGGTTAAATGTGTAAGGTCAGATAGGGGTGGTGAGTATTATGGTAGGTATACTGAGACTGGTAGAAATCCTAGTTCTTTTGCTTTATATTTACAAGAATGTGGGATTGAGGCGTAGTACACCATGCCTgggactccacaacaaaatggagttgcagAGAGGCGAAATCGTACTTTGATGGACATGGTGAGATGTATGTTTAGTCATTCTTctttgccagaatttttatggcgTGATGCTTTGAAAACTGCTGTGTACATTCTTAATCAAGTTTCTAGTAAATCAGTGCCTAATACTCCCTATGAATTAATGTTTGGTAAGAAGCCCAGTTTGAAACATTTTCATGTGTGGGGTTGTAAGGTAGAGGTGAGGCCATATAACCCTTAGATCAGAAAGCTAGATGCTAAATCTATTAGTGGTTTCTTTATTGGCTATTGTACAAGTTCTAGAGGTAGTAGATTTTACTGTCCAACTCATTCCACTAGAGTGATTGAATCAGATTGTGCTATTTATTTTGAGGATGAGATGGATAGTGGGAGTCAAATACCTCGTGTTGTCAATATTAGAGATGAGACTGTTGTCTTTCCTATGCCTTTGCTACCTTCCTCAGTAGATTTTAATCCTCCTAAGGGCAATGATGAAGTTCAGAATCCTATTGATGTCAATTTAGAACCACCAACTGAGGAGCCTGATACAGTTGATGAAGTTGCACCTTTGAAGAAATCTCAAAGGATTCGTAGACCTGTAATATCAAATGATTATATGGTCCATTTACAGGAACACAAGTTTGATGGTGCTGATATTTCTGATCCTATTTCTTATCAGGAGGTTATATGTGGTCTTAATTCTTTAGAATGGATGAAAGCCATGCAGGATGAATTATCTTCTATTTATCACAATCAAGTCTGGGATCTTGTTGAATTACTAGATGGTTGTAAAGCTGTAGGTTGTAAATGGGTCTTTATGACCAAACGTGGAGTCAAAGGTGAAGTAGAAAGGTACAAGGCCAAACTAGTAGTAAAAGGTTATAATCAGAGAGAAGGTATAGATTATACAGAAACTTTTTCCCCAGTGTCCACTAAAGATGCCTTTCATGTGATTATGGCTTTAGTTGCTCATTATGACTTAGAACTCcaccagatggatgttaaaacaactTTCTTAAATGGAGACTTGTATGAAGATGTGTATATGGTTCAACCTAACAGTTTCATAGAAGCTGGTAAAGAACACTTAGTGTGTAAGTTGAaaagatccatttatgggttgaaacaagcttataGACAATGGTATCTAAGGTTTGATAAAGTTTTAACTTCTCTTGGTTTTGAGGAGAATGCTTCAGATCAATGCGTCTTTCAGAAGGTGAGTGGGAGCCATTTCATTATTCTAGTGTTGTATGTTGATGACATTTTTCTTGCCAGTAATAGCATCAATCTCTTGAACGAGACAAAACACATGTTTTCTAGTCACTTTGATATAAAAGATCTTGGTGAGCCCACATATGTTATGGGTATTCAGATTCACCGTGATAAGTCTCGAGGCATATTGGGTTTGTCTCAAGGAACTTATATTGATCCAGTTCTTAAGAGATTTAACATGCACACTTGCTCATCTTCTATTGCACCTGTTCTTTCAGGTGAGAAACTCTCTAAAGCTCAGTGTCCCCAGGATGACAAAGAAAGGACTGAAATGGAAAAGATTTCATATAGTTCTGTAGTTGGGAGCTTGATGTATGCTCAAGTATGCACTCGTCCTGATATAGCACTTGCTATTAGTGTCCTTGGTAGATACTTGAGTAATCCTGGATAGAGTCACTGGAAAGCTGCAAAGAAAGTTATGAGATATTTGCAAGGTACTAAGAATTATATGTTGACTTATAAAAGATCTGGCAATCTGAAAGTCAATGGGTACTCTGATTTTGACTTTGCAGACTGTGTAGATGATAGAAAATCTACTTCTGGTTACATCTTCATGATGTCTGGAGGAGCTGTATCTTGGAAAAGTGCCAAACAGACACTTACTGCTACCTCCACTATAGAAGCAGAGTATGTTGCTTGTTATGAGGCTACTTGTCAAGCTGTTTGGTTAAAGAAATTGATTTCTGGTATGCTTGTTGTTGAGAGCATCTCAAGG includes:
- the LOC131173008 gene encoding uncharacterized mitochondrial protein AtMg00820-like, whose protein sequence is MEDEINALMKMGTWDLVPRDDAQNIVGCKWIFRIKQKADGKQKADGSLDKYRARLIAKRQQSELFYPLLFRTLDDSINWMYPMHFCMETWIQQFLWNSPLALLIKKGLIMFVDYSVNYMACDKLPGNV